The Oncorhynchus masou masou isolate Uvic2021 unplaced genomic scaffold, UVic_Omas_1.1 unplaced_scaffold_2293, whole genome shotgun sequence genome has a segment encoding these proteins:
- the LOC135533252 gene encoding uncharacterized protein LOC135533252, producing the protein MMNIEHEAFCKLRRSMHPTSPADIDPKVHSIVERAVRSILGEQSNEPHSNLLSPSQVVVEVVPRLLLALWLQPEEGHSEHPILISGMAVGMVAAVVEKLSCMLKDPSPHIPFSRAAAFDSVQSILGRISQSFSTDDLQSPFYMSSVCAFVADEVQSCFQPPAATLPVPPVLAVAVSTTLPADIQADPASSHLEVVDITPNREADQDSSHLEVVDITRKTEADPASSQLKVVDITSNTEANPASFHLNVEDITSNTEADPASSHLNVEDITSNTEADPASSQLKVVDITPNTEANPASFHLNVEDITSNTRHPN; encoded by the exons ATGATGAACATAGAGCATGAGGCTTTCTGCAAGCTCCGCCGCTCCATGCACCCCACCTCGCCAGCTGACAT CGATCCTAAGGTCCACAGCATCGTGGAAAGAGCTGTGAGGAGCATTCTGGGCGAGCAGTCCAATGAGCCCCATAGCAACCTGCTCAGCCCATctcaggtggtggtggaggtggtgcccAGGCTCCTCCTGGCCCTGTGGCTTCAGCCAGAGGAAGGCCATTCAGAGCACCCAATCCTAATAAGCGGGATGGCCGTGGGCATGGTGGCGGCCGTAGTGGAGAAGCTATCCTGCATGTTAAAGGACCCTTCCCCTCACATCCCTTTCTCCCGGGCTGCTGCTTTTGACTCTGTGCAGTCGATCCTCGGGAGAATCAGTCAGTCCTTCTCCACCGATGACCTGCAGAGCCCTTTTTATATGAGCTCTGTCTGTGCCTTTGTGGCGGACGAGGTGCAGAGCTGCTTCCAGCCCCCTGCAGCCACCCTACCAGTTCCCCCTGTCCTCGCGGTGGCCGtttccaccacactaccagctgACATCCAAGCAG ACCCGGCTTcttcccacctggaggttgtggaCATCACCCCTAACAGAGAGGCAGATCAGGATTcttcccacctggaggttgtggaCATCACCCGTAAGACAGAGGCAGATCCGGCTTCTTCCCAACTGAAGGTTGTTgacatcacctctaacacagaggcAAATCCGGCTTCTTTCCACCTGAATGTTGAAGACATCACCAGTAACACGGAGGCAGACCCGGCTTCTTCCCACCTGAATGTTGAAGACATCACCAGTAACACGGAGGCAGACCCGGCTTCTTCCCAACTGAAGGTTGTTGACATCACCCCTAACACAGAGGCAAATCCGGCTTCTTTCCACCTGAATGTTGAAGACATCACCAGTAACACGAGGCATCCCAACTGA